In the Candidatus Binatia bacterium genome, one interval contains:
- a CDS encoding MMPL family transporter, whose product MSTRLRSLRIPLLALCVAVTAWLGVHAANVGVEHDNESLRTTNSDDLRVYRNFRDTFGSDEDVLVAIGYPRLLGSDGLTLIAQLTDTIGKLDGVSHAWSLTDVEEIVKGSEGAVPKPLLVPPWTAPGIEETAAAALDRNPDFTGWLVSEDRKTAGIVVQIEDRPNDNEYRSRLVSALRAMAPLVAARGGELHLTGVPVQKIDVSAYVDRDQKVLLPAAAIVLGLTLALFFRHISGVVVPLAVSGLTVVWTIGTYSATGHSMNAITALLPPVLLVIALAMTVHVYDAWLAGHKPVGMAHDQAEHEEAEHEDSAHHDSAHEDRFDRAYLAVRSVFVPGLLCAVTTAQGFVSLSAGDLPAVGQFGFFAAYGTFVAFVMAMTVAPAALSYVKAPPHRASDEHGWTHRFLSFTSGISTGYPITVITVFTLLTVVLSAGIPLLRSNTDLVGFLRADAPLRIDTTWIDDHLTGTLPLDFMIARRDGKPVESVDEFRRLAALEDAIRAREHVAGVTSVTALVRQVHRAESGSGRLELPSDEETLQHEIDLLDESGHSLVRHFAAPEMKTLRMTVRLHAVGSAVSSPLVAAIRDDAARILGPDLVLTPTGSLWQVVRDSENLVQQQVQSFGWAIVLVVLAIGILLRSVAFTVIAMIPNVMPILWTGGFMGFVGIELSTGTAMIASAVLGLIVDDTIHYLSYYRGVYRGDPVAATRITSRAIGAPVTVSSTALVLGFWVGAFGSFRPTIYFSLLTGLTMITGIFCDLLVLPASLVLLDRLGKQTQALRQKWSA is encoded by the coding sequence TTGAGCACACGGCTTCGCAGCCTTCGCATCCCGCTGCTCGCGCTCTGTGTCGCCGTCACTGCGTGGCTCGGCGTGCATGCGGCGAACGTCGGCGTCGAGCACGACAACGAGTCGCTGCGCACGACCAACTCCGACGATCTGCGCGTCTACCGGAATTTCCGCGACACGTTCGGCAGCGACGAGGACGTCCTGGTCGCGATCGGCTATCCGCGCCTGCTGGGCAGCGACGGTTTGACGCTGATCGCGCAGCTGACCGACACGATCGGCAAGCTCGACGGCGTAAGCCACGCGTGGAGTCTGACCGACGTCGAGGAGATCGTGAAAGGAAGCGAAGGCGCCGTACCAAAACCACTTCTCGTTCCGCCGTGGACCGCCCCCGGCATCGAGGAGACCGCCGCCGCCGCGCTCGACCGCAATCCCGACTTCACCGGCTGGCTCGTTTCCGAAGACCGCAAGACGGCCGGCATCGTCGTTCAGATCGAAGACCGGCCGAACGACAACGAGTACCGCAGCCGCCTCGTGTCGGCGCTGCGCGCGATGGCGCCGTTGGTGGCTGCGCGCGGAGGCGAGCTGCACCTGACCGGAGTGCCGGTCCAGAAAATCGACGTCTCGGCCTACGTCGACCGCGACCAGAAGGTACTGCTGCCGGCCGCTGCGATCGTGCTCGGGCTGACGCTGGCGCTGTTTTTCCGCCACATTTCGGGCGTCGTGGTCCCGCTTGCCGTCTCGGGACTGACGGTGGTCTGGACGATCGGCACCTATTCGGCGACCGGCCATTCGATGAATGCGATCACCGCGCTGCTGCCTCCGGTGCTGCTCGTGATCGCGCTGGCGATGACGGTGCACGTCTACGACGCGTGGCTGGCCGGGCACAAGCCTGTCGGCATGGCGCACGACCAGGCGGAGCACGAAGAGGCGGAGCACGAAGACAGCGCACACCACGACAGTGCGCACGAAGACCGCTTCGACCGCGCCTATCTCGCAGTGCGGTCGGTGTTCGTGCCGGGCCTGCTGTGTGCCGTCACGACGGCGCAGGGCTTCGTTTCCCTGTCGGCCGGCGACCTTCCGGCCGTGGGACAATTCGGGTTCTTCGCGGCGTACGGCACCTTCGTCGCATTCGTCATGGCAATGACGGTGGCGCCGGCGGCGCTGAGCTACGTCAAGGCTCCGCCCCACCGCGCTTCGGACGAGCACGGCTGGACCCACCGTTTCCTCAGCTTCACGTCGGGCATCTCGACGGGCTACCCGATCACGGTCATCACGGTGTTCACGCTGCTGACGGTGGTGCTGTCGGCAGGCATCCCGCTGCTGCGCTCGAACACCGACCTCGTCGGCTTCCTGCGAGCAGATGCGCCGCTTCGCATCGACACGACGTGGATCGACGATCACCTGACGGGGACGCTTCCGCTCGACTTCATGATTGCCCGCCGCGACGGGAAGCCGGTCGAGTCCGTCGACGAGTTCCGCCGCCTGGCGGCGCTCGAAGACGCAATTCGCGCGCGTGAGCACGTCGCCGGCGTCACCAGCGTCACGGCGCTGGTGCGGCAGGTGCACCGCGCCGAAAGCGGCAGCGGCCGCCTCGAGCTTCCCTCCGACGAAGAGACCCTGCAGCACGAGATCGACCTTCTCGACGAGAGCGGCCACTCGCTGGTGCGGCATTTCGCGGCGCCCGAAATGAAGACGCTTAGAATGACGGTGAGGCTGCACGCGGTCGGAAGCGCGGTGTCGTCGCCGCTGGTCGCCGCGATCCGGGACGATGCCGCGCGCATCCTCGGGCCCGACCTCGTGCTCACGCCGACGGGCTCGCTCTGGCAGGTCGTGCGCGATTCCGAGAACCTCGTGCAGCAGCAGGTGCAGAGCTTCGGCTGGGCGATCGTGCTCGTCGTCCTCGCCATCGGCATCCTGCTGCGCTCGGTGGCGTTCACGGTGATCGCGATGATTCCCAACGTGATGCCGATCCTGTGGACCGGCGGTTTCATGGGTTTCGTCGGCATCGAGCTCAGCACCGGCACCGCGATGATCGCATCGGCCGTGCTCGGGCTGATCGTCGACGACACGATCCACTACCTTTCGTACTACCGCGGCGTCTATCGCGGAGATCCGGTCGCGGCGACGCGAATCACGAGCCGCGCGATCGGCGCTCCCGTCACCGTTTCGTCGACCGCCCTCGTGCTCGGCTTCTGGGTCGGCGCGTTCGGTTCGTTCCGCCCGACGATCTACTTCTCGCTGCTGACCGGGTTGACGATGATCACGGGGATCTTCTGCGACCTTCTCGTGCTTCCGGCCAGCCTCGTGCTGCTCGACCGCCTGGGAAAGCAGACGCAGGCGCTGCGGCAGAAGTGGAGTGCCTGA
- a CDS encoding MBL fold metallo-hydrolase encodes MSLRPFLLAVVAAACLSAGCLPYPVGQRPYGSWDDPASLYAAHVENGIYFNPWHPFTPPSTRIFRLVLTRNPFDRSHTPELPVVPNDGSELSVPAPQPRITWIGHSTMAIHDGSDVVVTDPNFARRMIVVKRHTPPGLPIESIPADAMGVISHSHNDHLDAGSVEGLPATMHWFVPLGLAEWFRRHGRDNVVELDWWQSAQNGRWTITCLPAQHWSRRIDQPPNRTLWCSWLIDSGTTRYYFAGDTGYFHGFREYGRRFAPIDVALLPIGAYEPRWFMREQHENPAEAYRAFQDLGARYMIAMHWGTFDLSFEPLDQPPKDLMEAVDADDGDRSRVKVLKIGETFTLPPRDEDADAAAR; translated from the coding sequence GTGAGCCTGCGTCCGTTCCTGCTCGCCGTCGTCGCGGCGGCGTGCCTCAGCGCGGGCTGCCTTCCCTATCCGGTTGGCCAGAGGCCCTATGGATCCTGGGACGATCCGGCGTCGCTGTACGCGGCGCACGTGGAGAACGGCATCTACTTCAACCCGTGGCACCCGTTCACGCCGCCGAGCACGCGCATTTTCCGCCTCGTGCTGACCCGCAACCCGTTCGACCGCAGCCACACACCCGAGCTGCCGGTGGTCCCCAACGACGGCAGCGAGCTTTCGGTGCCGGCGCCGCAGCCGCGTATCACGTGGATAGGCCATTCGACGATGGCGATCCACGACGGCAGCGACGTCGTCGTCACCGATCCGAACTTCGCGCGCCGCATGATCGTCGTGAAACGCCACACGCCGCCGGGGCTTCCGATCGAATCGATCCCGGCCGACGCGATGGGCGTGATCTCGCACAGCCACAACGATCACCTGGATGCAGGCTCGGTGGAGGGGCTGCCGGCGACGATGCACTGGTTCGTGCCTCTCGGGCTGGCCGAATGGTTCCGCCGCCACGGCCGCGACAACGTCGTCGAGCTGGACTGGTGGCAGAGCGCGCAGAACGGCCGCTGGACGATCACGTGCCTGCCGGCCCAGCACTGGTCACGGCGCATCGACCAGCCGCCCAACCGCACGCTGTGGTGCTCGTGGCTGATCGACTCGGGGACGACGCGCTACTACTTCGCCGGCGACACCGGCTACTTCCACGGATTTCGCGAGTACGGCCGAAGGTTCGCGCCCATCGACGTCGCGCTGCTGCCGATCGGCGCCTACGAGCCGCGCTGGTTCATGCGCGAGCAGCACGAGAATCCCGCCGAAGCGTACCGCGCGTTCCAGGATCTCGGGGCGCGCTACATGATCGCGATGCACTGGGGCACGTTCGACCTTTCGTTCGAGCCGCTGGACCAGCCGCCGAAGGACCTGATGGAGGCCGTCGACGCCGACGACGGCGATCGCAGTCGCGTCAAGGTGCTGAAGATCGGCGAGACATTCACGCTGCCGCCGCGGGACGAGGACGCCGACGCGGCAGCGCGCTGA
- a CDS encoding alpha-ketoglutarate-dependent dioxygenase AlkB: MPRDSLFADEAQHLARLPIADAEVLFLRWLDLGQEPEAVLRRLIDESDWRGETIRVWDKTYLQPRLIAWHGDDGTGYRYSGRHHEPMPWTPLLLDLRGRVEAAAGCRFDSVLVNFYRDGNDSVAMHSDDEGELGPEPVIASLSLGRTRTFVMRHKTDRSQKIRRLELPSGSLLVMRGETQRHWQHGVPKVKAPCGPRMNLTFRRLLAWRG; this comes from the coding sequence ATGCCGCGCGACAGCCTCTTTGCCGATGAAGCGCAGCACCTCGCACGCCTGCCGATTGCCGACGCCGAGGTGCTGTTTCTTCGCTGGCTCGACCTCGGGCAGGAGCCGGAGGCGGTTCTTCGAAGACTGATCGACGAGAGCGACTGGCGTGGCGAGACGATCCGGGTCTGGGACAAGACGTACCTTCAACCGCGCCTCATTGCGTGGCACGGCGACGACGGCACCGGCTACCGTTACAGCGGTCGTCATCACGAGCCGATGCCGTGGACGCCGCTGCTGCTCGATCTTCGCGGCCGTGTCGAGGCTGCGGCCGGCTGCCGGTTCGACAGCGTCCTCGTGAACTTCTATCGCGACGGCAACGACAGCGTCGCGATGCACAGCGACGACGAAGGCGAGCTTGGGCCGGAGCCGGTGATCGCATCGCTCAGCCTCGGCCGGACGCGCACCTTCGTGATGCGCCACAAGACGGATCGCTCGCAGAAGATCCGGCGCCTCGAACTTCCTTCCGGCAGCCTGCTCGTGATGCGCGGAGAAACGCAGCGCCACTGGCAACACGGGGTCCCGAAGGTGAAGGCGCCGTGCGGTCCGCGCATGAACCTCACGTTTCGCCGCCTGCTTGCGTGGCGCGGCTGA
- a CDS encoding GNAT family N-acetyltransferase yields MDDAELLVRADLNLIEFNREGARSTAGGIVHEEDGLVFFAPGHRFPVGFTGVMRTDVCVTATDVVARTRAFFRDRGHGYTFIAMMHRDDDLAALLESEGVGRFGNSPGMACDKRLDDKPLPAGASIERVHGGDGARAFAAVSASAYATYGMPPDVATKQFADHRFFELPQVAAFIARLDGTPAAAAMVLVSHGVAGIYWVGTTPEARGRGLAEACTRAATNAGFDMGAKFAALQASVMGEPIYLRMGYREITRYPWFTEIP; encoded by the coding sequence ATGGACGACGCAGAGCTTCTCGTAAGGGCCGACCTCAACCTCATCGAATTCAATCGCGAGGGCGCGCGCTCGACCGCCGGCGGCATCGTGCACGAGGAGGACGGCCTGGTATTCTTTGCGCCGGGCCACCGTTTTCCGGTCGGCTTCACCGGAGTGATGCGCACGGACGTCTGCGTAACGGCCACCGACGTCGTCGCGCGTACCCGCGCGTTCTTCCGCGACCGCGGCCACGGCTATACCTTCATCGCGATGATGCACCGGGACGACGATCTCGCGGCGCTTCTCGAGAGCGAAGGCGTCGGTCGTTTCGGCAACAGCCCCGGAATGGCGTGCGACAAAAGGCTCGATGACAAGCCGCTTCCCGCCGGCGCATCGATCGAGCGCGTGCACGGCGGCGACGGAGCGCGCGCTTTCGCCGCGGTTTCCGCGTCTGCATACGCGACATACGGAATGCCACCGGACGTCGCCACGAAACAGTTCGCGGACCATCGCTTCTTCGAGCTCCCCCAGGTCGCGGCGTTCATCGCAAGGCTCGACGGCACGCCGGCGGCGGCAGCGATGGTGCTGGTCTCGCACGGAGTCGCCGGCATCTATTGGGTAGGCACGACGCCCGAGGCGCGCGGACGCGGGCTTGCCGAGGCGTGCACGCGCGCCGCGACCAACGCCGGCTTCGACATGGGTGCGAAATTCGCCGCGCTGCAGGCCTCGGTGATGGGAGAGCCGATCTACCTTCGGATGGGGTACCGCGAGATTACGCGCTACCCGTGGTTCACCGAGATTCCCTGA
- a CDS encoding bifunctional methionine sulfoxide reductase B/A protein, with protein sequence MANYTKPSDNELRQKLSPLQFKVTQQEGTEPPFSNDYWDNHQDGIYVDVVSGEPLFSSKDKFDSGTGWPSFTRPLEPHNVAEHSDNSLFMRRTEVRSAHADSHLGHVFDDGPKPTGLRYCMNSASMRFVPVDKLEAEGYGKYLAVFGKSPSGNGASAAAAGTATAHDPKDAAYEGNLEVAEVAGGCFWGVQELIRQLPGVVTSEVGYTGGSVSNATYENHTGHAEAVRIKFDPAKLSYADLLHYFFRLHDPTTMNRQGNDVGTSYRSAIFYLDDRQKEIAERVKQDVDKSGKWKSPVMTEISPAGQWWRAEEYHQDYLEKNPGGYTCHFLRD encoded by the coding sequence ATGGCCAACTACACCAAGCCCAGCGACAACGAGCTTCGCCAGAAGCTGAGTCCGCTTCAGTTCAAGGTCACCCAGCAGGAGGGCACCGAGCCTCCGTTCAGCAACGACTACTGGGACAACCACCAGGACGGAATTTACGTCGACGTCGTCTCGGGCGAGCCGCTGTTCAGCTCGAAGGACAAGTTCGATTCCGGCACCGGCTGGCCGAGCTTCACGCGGCCGCTGGAACCGCACAACGTTGCGGAGCACAGCGACAACAGCCTGTTCATGCGCCGCACCGAAGTGCGCTCGGCCCATGCCGATTCGCACCTCGGACATGTCTTTGACGACGGCCCGAAGCCCACCGGCCTGCGCTACTGCATGAACTCGGCGTCCATGCGCTTCGTTCCTGTCGACAAGCTCGAAGCCGAAGGTTACGGGAAATACCTGGCAGTGTTCGGCAAGAGCCCTTCCGGCAACGGGGCGTCGGCTGCTGCAGCTGGCACGGCGACAGCACACGATCCGAAGGACGCGGCCTACGAAGGCAACCTCGAGGTCGCGGAGGTCGCCGGCGGATGCTTCTGGGGCGTGCAGGAATTGATCCGTCAGCTACCCGGCGTCGTCACGAGCGAGGTAGGCTACACCGGCGGCAGCGTCTCGAACGCGACTTACGAGAATCACACGGGCCACGCAGAAGCGGTGCGCATCAAGTTCGACCCGGCCAAACTCAGCTACGCCGACCTGCTGCACTACTTCTTCCGTCTTCACGACCCGACGACGATGAATCGCCAGGGCAACGATGTCGGCACCTCGTACCGCAGTGCGATTTTCTATCTCGACGATCGCCAGAAGGAGATTGCCGAGCGCGTCAAGCAGGACGTGGACAAGTCGGGCAAGTGGAAGAGCCCGGTCATGACCGAGATCTCGCCGGCGGGGCAGTGGTGGCGCGCCGAGGAATACCACCAGGACTACCTCGAGAAGAACCCCGGAGGCTACACCTGCCACTTCCTCAGGGACTGA
- a CDS encoding SDR family NAD(P)-dependent oxidoreductase, which produces MKEFRGKNAVITGGASGIGLAIANVLAREGARIVIADVEQGALDRAVAGLRSGGADAIGVRTDVSSFESMQALEKAAVAAFGNVHVFVGNAGVGAHEDVSIWDLPLSDWRWCMAVNVWGIVHGIKAFVPGMIAHGEEGHVVHTSSGNGGLVLVPTTPIYSATKAAVSAITESLHLQLAMQGAKIHAHVLYPGPHIVSSNIFTAARNRPDQFRRETEQVAPPVTLESLGQIFEAMGRKLETTSPAEVAQHALAGLREDRFYILPWNDEGMKRFRARIDGICELRNPEPRFF; this is translated from the coding sequence ATGAAAGAGTTTCGCGGAAAAAACGCCGTCATCACCGGCGGCGCGAGCGGCATCGGCCTTGCGATCGCGAACGTGCTGGCGCGCGAGGGCGCGCGCATCGTCATTGCCGACGTCGAGCAGGGCGCCCTGGATCGGGCAGTCGCCGGGCTTCGCTCCGGCGGCGCCGACGCGATCGGCGTTCGCACCGACGTCAGCTCCTTCGAGTCGATGCAGGCGCTCGAAAAAGCGGCGGTCGCGGCATTCGGCAACGTGCACGTCTTCGTCGGCAACGCCGGCGTCGGTGCCCACGAGGACGTCTCGATCTGGGATCTTCCGCTCAGCGACTGGCGCTGGTGCATGGCCGTCAACGTCTGGGGCATCGTCCACGGGATCAAGGCTTTCGTGCCGGGCATGATTGCGCACGGCGAAGAAGGACACGTCGTGCACACGTCGTCGGGAAACGGCGGACTGGTGCTGGTGCCGACGACGCCCATCTACTCGGCGACCAAGGCTGCCGTCAGCGCGATCACCGAATCGCTGCACCTGCAGCTTGCGATGCAGGGCGCCAAGATCCACGCGCACGTGCTGTACCCGGGGCCTCACATCGTCTCGTCCAACATCTTCACGGCGGCGCGAAACCGCCCGGACCAGTTCCGGCGCGAGACCGAACAGGTGGCGCCGCCGGTGACGCTGGAGAGCCTCGGACAGATCTTCGAGGCGATGGGACGCAAGCTGGAGACGACGAGCCCGGCCGAGGTCGCGCAGCACGCGCTTGCCGGTCTTCGCGAGGATCGTTTCTACATCCTTCCGTGGAATGACGAAGGCATGAAGCGCTTTCGCGCCCGGATCGACGGCATCTGCGAGCTCAGGAATCCCGAGCCGCGATTCTTCTGA
- a CDS encoding sodium:proton antiporter → MLDGALLPLPWALPFAGMLLSIAILPLAAPQLWHHHFGKIAAAWSVLVLLPCAALFGAGTALQVFLHTIVLEYVPFLLLIGTLFTVAGGILVVGNIHGDPKTNLKLLVLGALLASVMGTTGAAMLLVRPLVRANDGRRHNAHVFVFLIFVVANIGGALTPLGDPPLFLGYLKGVGFFWPTVHLLAPTLLAMLIVLSVFFAIDTAMYRRDAHFRPLRDPTPDSPVRVEGRGNFVLLLAIVAAVFASGVWHPGVSWTVLGIEIELQNVVRDVSLLAIAAVSLAITRREVRRENAFTWGPIVEVAILFAGIFVTMIPALAILRAGTHGALAPVVSLVTGPGGEPVNAAYFWLSGGLSSFLDNAPTYLVFFNMAGGDAAHLTGPMSHTLMAISAGSVFMGANSYIGNAPNFMVKSIAEERGVAMPGFFGYMAWSAAVLIPTFLVVTWVFF, encoded by the coding sequence ATGCTCGATGGAGCGTTGCTCCCGCTTCCGTGGGCCCTGCCTTTCGCCGGAATGCTGCTGTCGATCGCGATCCTACCGCTGGCGGCGCCGCAGCTCTGGCATCACCACTTCGGCAAGATCGCCGCGGCGTGGAGCGTGCTGGTGCTGCTTCCGTGTGCAGCCCTGTTTGGTGCGGGCACGGCACTGCAGGTGTTCCTGCACACGATCGTCCTCGAGTACGTTCCGTTCCTGCTGCTGATCGGGACGCTGTTCACGGTGGCGGGAGGAATCCTCGTCGTCGGCAACATCCACGGGGATCCGAAAACCAACCTCAAGCTGCTCGTCCTCGGTGCGCTCCTGGCCAGCGTGATGGGGACGACCGGAGCCGCGATGCTGCTGGTGCGGCCGCTGGTGAGGGCGAACGACGGACGCCGCCACAACGCGCACGTCTTCGTGTTCCTGATCTTCGTCGTCGCCAACATCGGCGGCGCGCTGACTCCTCTCGGCGATCCGCCGCTGTTCCTCGGCTACCTGAAGGGCGTGGGTTTCTTCTGGCCCACCGTGCACCTGCTCGCGCCCACGTTGCTGGCCATGCTGATCGTGCTCTCGGTCTTCTTTGCGATCGATACGGCGATGTACCGGCGCGACGCGCATTTCCGGCCGCTGCGCGACCCTACGCCGGACTCGCCGGTGCGGGTCGAAGGGCGCGGCAATTTCGTGCTGCTGCTCGCGATCGTCGCCGCGGTGTTCGCCAGCGGGGTGTGGCATCCCGGCGTGTCGTGGACCGTGCTCGGAATCGAGATCGAGCTTCAGAACGTCGTTCGCGACGTTTCGCTGCTCGCGATTGCCGCGGTTTCGCTGGCGATCACGCGCCGCGAGGTGCGCCGCGAAAACGCGTTCACGTGGGGTCCGATCGTCGAGGTGGCGATCCTGTTCGCCGGCATCTTCGTGACGATGATCCCCGCGCTGGCCATCCTGAGGGCCGGAACGCACGGGGCTCTGGCGCCCGTCGTCTCGCTGGTGACCGGGCCGGGCGGGGAGCCGGTCAACGCCGCGTACTTCTGGCTTTCCGGAGGCCTGTCGAGCTTTCTCGACAACGCTCCGACTTACCTCGTTTTCTTCAACATGGCGGGGGGCGACGCCGCGCACCTGACGGGGCCGATGTCGCACACGCTGATGGCGATTTCGGCCGGCTCCGTTTTCATGGGCGCGAACTCCTACATCGGCAACGCGCCGAACTTCATGGTCAAGTCGATCGCCGAGGAACGCGGCGTCGCGATGCCGGGATTCTTCGGCTACATGGCCTGGTCCGCCGCCGTGCTGATCCCGACCTTCCTCGTCGTGACATGGGTGTTCTTTTAA
- a CDS encoding acetoacetate decarboxylase family protein, producing the protein MSKLRYVKTAGQIAKARQNNQEFLESTVRSLRFVYETDAEIAAALVPQPLVVDPSNQVCVTFSHVAIHISKDFTFEIGSAIFGVKATYEGVGGIYLVTMPMTTEQAVVPGRETFGEPKKIAAIDFKKDGDRVSCDVTRMGFTYLEGKGRIGADLGAREFTEYGFCYKALPACEKSRAFDVEPLLVRLEWRHRHTAVHRLEDAELNLYDSMFDPVADVPVRRLVTAEYEEGSAESNGRVLRSVPGAWLEPFLHQRYDDTSGDGIEL; encoded by the coding sequence ATGTCCAAGCTGCGCTACGTCAAGACTGCCGGCCAGATCGCCAAGGCCCGCCAGAACAACCAGGAGTTCCTCGAGAGCACGGTAAGATCCCTGCGCTTCGTCTACGAGACGGACGCCGAGATCGCCGCCGCGCTGGTTCCCCAGCCGCTCGTCGTCGATCCGTCGAACCAGGTGTGCGTGACGTTCTCGCACGTGGCGATCCATATCAGCAAGGATTTCACGTTCGAGATCGGCTCGGCGATTTTCGGCGTCAAGGCGACGTACGAAGGAGTCGGCGGGATCTACCTCGTGACGATGCCGATGACGACGGAGCAGGCCGTCGTGCCCGGGCGCGAGACTTTCGGAGAGCCGAAGAAGATCGCCGCGATCGATTTCAAGAAGGACGGCGACCGCGTCAGCTGCGACGTCACGCGCATGGGATTCACCTACCTCGAAGGCAAGGGCCGCATCGGCGCCGATCTCGGGGCGCGCGAGTTCACCGAGTACGGCTTCTGCTACAAGGCTCTTCCTGCCTGCGAGAAGTCGCGGGCCTTCGACGTCGAACCGCTGCTGGTGCGACTCGAATGGCGCCACCGCCATACCGCCGTGCATCGCCTCGAGGATGCCGAGCTGAACCTTTACGATTCGATGTTCGATCCGGTCGCCGACGTTCCGGTGCGCCGCCTCGTCACGGCCGAATACGAAGAAGGAAGCGCTGAGAGCAACGGCCGCGTGCTGCGCAGCGTGCCCGGCGCCTGGCTCGAGCCATTCCTGCACCAGCGCTACGACGATACGTCCGGAGACGGCATCGAGCTCTGA
- a CDS encoding fumarate hydratase, with the protein MERARMPEFIYQDLFPHEADTTEFRLLTKDFVQTASFDGREVVKVDPEALTYVAHQAFRDCSFLLREKHLRQVAAILDDKDASDNDRYVALTMLRNAEVSAEGILPFCQDTGTATVIGKKGQQVWTGADDAEFLAKGIYETYTQENLRYSQNAPLDMFREINTGTNLPAQIDLYATEGEAYEFLFVAKGGGSANKTFLFQETRALLTPEGLARFFDEKIRALGTAACPPYHLVFVIGGTSAEACLKTVKLASAKALDDLPTTGNEYGRAFRDIETEKKVLEIAQASGIGAQFGGKYFALDTRVIRLPRHGASLPVGIGVSCSADRNIKARIDRDGIWLEKLETNPGRFIPDSQRVLKQSGTVAINLDRPMKEILAELTKHPVTTRLSLTGTLIVARDIAHAKLKELLERGEELPDYFKQHPVYYAGPAKTPKGLPSGSFGPTTAGRMDSYVDLFQSHGASLVMLAKGNRSPVVTEACRKHGGFYLGSIGGPAAILARENIRKVEVVDFAELGMEAVWKIQVEDFPAFILIDDKGHDFFRAGPTSQPPQPLIALPAGKGASPKGGA; encoded by the coding sequence ATGGAGAGGGCGCGCATGCCGGAGTTCATCTACCAGGATCTGTTCCCGCATGAGGCGGACACGACCGAGTTCCGCCTGCTGACGAAGGACTTCGTCCAGACGGCAAGCTTCGACGGCCGGGAGGTCGTCAAGGTCGATCCCGAGGCGCTCACCTACGTCGCGCACCAGGCGTTTCGAGACTGTTCGTTCCTGCTGCGCGAGAAGCACCTTCGCCAGGTGGCGGCGATCCTCGACGACAAGGACGCGTCCGACAACGACCGCTACGTCGCGCTGACGATGCTGCGCAACGCCGAGGTCTCCGCCGAAGGAATCCTGCCGTTCTGCCAGGACACCGGAACCGCCACGGTGATCGGCAAGAAAGGACAGCAGGTGTGGACCGGCGCCGACGACGCGGAATTCCTCGCCAAGGGTATCTACGAGACGTACACGCAGGAGAACCTGCGCTACTCGCAGAACGCGCCGCTGGACATGTTCCGCGAGATCAACACCGGCACGAACCTGCCGGCGCAGATCGACCTGTACGCGACCGAAGGCGAGGCCTACGAGTTCCTGTTCGTCGCCAAGGGCGGAGGCTCGGCGAACAAGACGTTCCTGTTCCAGGAAACACGCGCGCTGCTGACTCCCGAAGGCCTCGCGCGCTTTTTCGACGAAAAAATCCGCGCCCTCGGCACCGCGGCTTGCCCGCCGTACCACCTCGTGTTCGTGATCGGCGGAACTTCCGCCGAAGCGTGTCTGAAGACCGTCAAGCTCGCATCGGCCAAGGCGCTGGACGACCTTCCGACCACCGGCAACGAGTACGGCCGCGCTTTCCGCGACATCGAGACCGAGAAGAAGGTGCTCGAGATCGCGCAGGCATCCGGCATCGGCGCCCAGTTCGGCGGCAAGTATTTCGCGCTCGACACCCGCGTGATCCGGCTTCCGCGCCACGGCGCCTCGCTGCCGGTAGGCATCGGCGTCTCGTGTTCTGCCGATCGCAACATCAAGGCGCGCATCGATCGGGACGGCATCTGGCTCGAGAAGCTCGAGACCAATCCAGGCCGCTTCATTCCCGACAGCCAGCGGGTGCTCAAGCAGTCGGGAACAGTGGCGATCAACCTGGATCGCCCGATGAAAGAAATCCTCGCCGAGCTGACGAAGCACCCGGTGACGACGCGACTTTCGCTGACCGGAACCCTGATCGTCGCGCGCGACATCGCGCACGCGAAGCTCAAGGAGCTGCTCGAGCGCGGCGAAGAGCTGCCCGACTACTTCAAGCAGCATCCGGTCTACTACGCAGGACCGGCCAAGACTCCGAAGGGACTGCCGTCGGGAAGCTTCGGCCCGACTACTGCCGGTCGCATGGATTCGTACGTCGACCTCTTCCAGTCCCACGGCGCCTCGCTGGTGATGCTCGCCAAGGGCAACCGCAGCCCGGTCGTGACCGAGGCGTGCCGCAAGCACGGCGGCTTCTACCTGGGGTCGATCGGCGGCCCGGCGGCGATCCTGGCCCGGGAGAACATCCGCAAGGTCGAAGTCGTCGACTTCGCCGAGCTCGGGATGGAGGCCGTCTGGAAAATCCAGGTCGAGGATTTCCCTGCGTTCATCCTGATCGACGACAAGGGGCACGACTTCTTCCGCGCCGGGCCAACCAGCCAGCCGCCCCAGCCCCTGATTGCGCTGCCGGCGGGAAAAGGCGCCTCGCCGAAGGGTGGGGCGTAA